From Halorubrum salinarum, the proteins below share one genomic window:
- a CDS encoding CDP-alcohol phosphatidyltransferase family protein, which yields MTLDQYRSVADRLLGPWVSAADRLGLSPDQVSVIAFLVAVGAAAAFAVGSAPLYAAGALLVLLNGWLDVVDGALARHQGVASDGGDFLDHVLDRYADVAIIAGLTAGVEAYALGFAAVTGVLLTSYLGTQIQAVGIGREYGGLLGRADRLALAGIVGVVAAVYSAPIVAGLNVVGLLLALFAAVGHLTAVQRFLGAWRDL from the coding sequence ATGACCCTCGACCAGTACCGCTCCGTGGCGGACCGCCTGCTCGGCCCGTGGGTGTCGGCGGCCGACAGGCTCGGCCTCTCGCCAGACCAGGTGAGCGTGATCGCCTTCCTCGTCGCGGTGGGGGCCGCCGCCGCCTTCGCCGTCGGGTCGGCGCCCCTGTACGCGGCCGGCGCGCTGCTCGTCCTCCTCAACGGCTGGCTCGACGTCGTCGACGGCGCGCTCGCGCGCCACCAGGGGGTCGCCTCCGACGGCGGCGACTTCCTCGACCACGTCCTCGACCGCTACGCCGACGTGGCGATCATCGCCGGACTCACGGCGGGCGTCGAGGCGTACGCGCTCGGCTTCGCCGCCGTCACCGGCGTCCTCCTCACCTCCTACCTCGGCACGCAGATCCAGGCGGTCGGCATCGGCCGCGAGTACGGCGGGCTCCTCGGCCGGGCCGACCGCCTCGCTCTCGCCGGGATCGTCGGCGTCGTCGCCGCGGTCTACTCGGCGCCGATCGTCGCCGGACTGAACGTCGTCGGCCTGCTGCTCGCGCTGTTCGCCGCGGTCGGACACCTCACCGCGGTCCAGCGGTTCCTCGGCGCCTGGCGGGACCTGTAA
- a CDS encoding adenylate kinase family protein, which produces MTEASESEEATAGRGRADRVAVTGTPGTGKSTATALLADEYDVIHLNERIKSDDDLWTERDADRDTLVADLDAVREHLGDWSGVLDSHLAHRFDADRVVVLRCHPEAVESRLVERGESPETAAENAESEALDVILSEAVAEHGAENVYEVDATDRDPEAVADAIRAAVEGEREPSAGTVDFIDYI; this is translated from the coding sequence GTGACTGAGGCGTCCGAATCTGAAGAGGCGACCGCGGGCCGCGGCCGCGCAGACCGCGTCGCCGTCACTGGAACCCCGGGGACCGGCAAGTCGACCGCGACGGCGCTGCTGGCGGACGAGTACGACGTGATACACCTCAACGAGCGGATCAAGTCGGACGACGACCTCTGGACCGAGCGCGACGCCGACCGCGACACCCTCGTCGCCGACCTCGACGCGGTCCGCGAGCACCTCGGCGACTGGAGCGGTGTCCTCGACTCCCACCTCGCGCACCGGTTCGACGCCGACCGCGTCGTCGTGTTGCGCTGTCACCCGGAGGCGGTCGAGTCCCGCCTCGTCGAGCGCGGCGAGTCCCCCGAGACCGCCGCGGAGAACGCCGAGAGCGAGGCGCTCGACGTGATCCTCTCGGAGGCCGTGGCGGAACACGGCGCGGAGAACGTCTACGAGGTCGACGCCACCGACCGCGACCCCGAGGCGGTCGCCGACGCGATCCGCGCGGCGGTCGAGGGCGAGCGCGAGCCGAGCGCCGGCACCGTGGACTTCATCGATTATATATGA
- the hisC gene encoding histidinol-phosphate transaminase, with product MEPRDLSDHSPYVPGRGVEEVARERGLDPDDLIKLSSNENPHGPSPAAVEAIREHADRVNQYPKSSHTDLTAKIAEKWGVDDEQVWVSPGADGSIDYLSRAALEPGDEVLVPSPGFAYYAMSSRYHHGEVTEYELSPADGFAQDAETVLSAYGGERIVYLTSPHNPSGSTIALDEAEAIADATAEETLVVVDEAYGEFADVDSAIPLADERDDVAVLRTFSKAYGLAGLRIGYSVVPEAWGEAYARVNTPFAANELACRAALAALDDEEHVERSVESARWARKYIADELDAPTVDSAGNFVLAAVGDGERVAEAAQERGVIIRDCTSFGLPEHVRVSTGTREETREAVALLNDVLADLELGVRA from the coding sequence ATGGAACCACGGGATCTCTCCGATCACTCGCCGTACGTGCCCGGGCGGGGCGTCGAGGAGGTCGCCCGCGAGCGCGGGCTCGACCCCGACGACCTCATCAAGCTCTCCTCGAACGAGAACCCGCACGGGCCGAGCCCGGCGGCCGTCGAGGCGATCCGCGAGCACGCCGACCGGGTGAACCAGTACCCGAAGTCCTCGCACACCGACCTCACCGCGAAGATCGCCGAGAAGTGGGGCGTCGACGACGAGCAGGTGTGGGTCTCGCCCGGCGCCGACGGCTCGATCGACTACCTCTCGCGGGCCGCCTTAGAGCCCGGCGACGAGGTGCTGGTCCCGAGCCCCGGCTTCGCCTACTACGCGATGTCGTCGCGGTACCACCACGGCGAGGTGACGGAGTACGAGCTCTCCCCGGCCGACGGCTTCGCGCAGGACGCCGAGACGGTGCTGTCCGCCTACGGCGGCGAGCGGATCGTCTACCTCACCTCCCCGCACAACCCCTCCGGGTCGACGATCGCGCTCGACGAGGCCGAGGCGATCGCCGACGCGACCGCCGAGGAGACGCTCGTCGTCGTCGACGAGGCGTACGGGGAGTTCGCCGACGTGGACAGCGCGATCCCGCTCGCCGACGAGCGCGACGACGTGGCGGTCCTCCGCACCTTCTCGAAGGCGTACGGCCTCGCCGGGCTCCGGATCGGCTACAGCGTCGTCCCCGAGGCGTGGGGCGAGGCGTACGCCCGGGTCAACACCCCGTTCGCGGCCAACGAGCTGGCCTGCCGCGCCGCGCTCGCCGCGCTCGACGACGAGGAGCACGTCGAACGGTCGGTCGAGTCCGCGCGCTGGGCCCGCAAGTACATCGCCGACGAGCTGGACGCCCCCACCGTCGACTCCGCCGGCAACTTCGTCCTCGCCGCGGTCGGCGACGGCGAGCGCGTCGCCGAGGCGGCCCAGGAGCGCGGCGTCATCATCCGCGACTGTACCTCGTTCGGGCTCCCGGAACACGTCCGCGTCTCCACGGGGACGCGCGAGGAGACCCGCGAGGCGGTCGCCCTGCTCAACGACGTGCTGGCCGACCTCGAACTCGGTGTCCGCGCGTGA
- a CDS encoding HflX-like GTP-binding protein, translating into MSRDDATTNETAESIETDAAADTSDARPGDTDLSPLDPADPGATPAVVAARSEGEPPDTAEIRDLAAAAGYAVVGEVTQRRREDPTYDLGRGKAEALMRLAAETDAEAVIYDGGLSPGQTFSLGDLLPPGTAVIDRPRLVLELFADAADSRAADRQLELARLRYELPRLREAVARDASEDVCLQPEGDSRVLDVEKRIESAERALDEIADDRAARRAERRDAGFDLVALAGYTNAGKSTLARRLADEVDDPEFGDEPGTLDADRTDAEGDPAEGDGLLAVADRPFETLSTTTRRATVGGRRVLVTDTVGFLDGLPHEAVRSFRTTIDAIRGADCALLVVDASDDPADLRRKLTASLSAIEATDGPVIPVLSKADEVGADGLAAAVAAYEGAVADLDPRDAPVVDALRSPIPVSVRDETGLADLADAVADALPTATATVEAPNGGAAQAALSWAYDRGVVAGVDYGSETVVVEFAGRPDVVAEAERRFADGHSS; encoded by the coding sequence ATGTCACGAGACGACGCCACGACGAACGAGACAGCCGAATCGATCGAAACCGACGCCGCCGCCGATACCTCCGACGCTCGCCCCGGCGACACCGACCTCTCTCCCCTCGACCCCGCAGACCCGGGCGCGACCCCCGCCGTCGTCGCTGCCCGCTCCGAGGGCGAGCCGCCTGACACGGCTGAGATCCGGGACCTCGCCGCCGCGGCCGGCTACGCGGTCGTCGGCGAGGTCACCCAGCGGCGCCGCGAGGACCCGACCTACGACCTCGGCCGCGGGAAGGCCGAGGCGCTGATGCGGCTCGCCGCCGAGACCGACGCCGAGGCGGTGATCTACGACGGGGGCCTGTCGCCGGGACAGACGTTCTCTCTCGGCGACCTGTTGCCGCCCGGGACCGCGGTGATCGACCGCCCGCGCCTCGTGTTGGAGCTGTTCGCCGACGCCGCCGACTCGCGCGCGGCCGACCGCCAGCTGGAGCTGGCGCGCCTGCGCTACGAGCTGCCCCGGCTCCGCGAGGCGGTCGCCCGCGACGCGAGCGAGGACGTGTGCCTCCAGCCGGAGGGCGACAGCCGCGTGCTCGACGTCGAGAAGCGGATCGAGTCGGCCGAGCGCGCGCTCGACGAGATCGCCGACGACCGGGCGGCCAGACGGGCGGAGCGCCGCGACGCCGGGTTCGACCTCGTCGCGCTCGCGGGGTACACCAACGCCGGGAAGTCGACGCTGGCCCGCCGGCTCGCGGACGAGGTCGACGACCCCGAATTCGGGGACGAGCCGGGGACTCTTGACGCCGACCGCACCGACGCCGAGGGCGACCCGGCCGAGGGCGACGGCCTGCTCGCGGTCGCGGACCGGCCGTTCGAGACGCTCTCGACGACGACGCGCCGCGCGACGGTCGGCGGGCGGCGGGTCCTCGTCACCGACACCGTCGGCTTCCTCGACGGGCTCCCCCACGAGGCGGTGCGCTCGTTCCGGACGACGATCGACGCGATCCGGGGGGCCGACTGCGCGCTGCTCGTCGTCGACGCGAGCGACGACCCGGCCGACCTCCGCCGGAAGCTCACGGCGTCGCTGTCGGCGATCGAGGCGACCGACGGCCCCGTGATCCCCGTGCTGTCGAAGGCGGATGAGGTCGGGGCGGACGGGCTCGCGGCCGCGGTCGCGGCCTACGAGGGCGCGGTCGCCGACCTGGACCCCCGGGACGCCCCCGTCGTCGACGCGCTCCGGTCACCGATTCCGGTCAGCGTCCGCGACGAGACGGGGCTCGCCGACCTCGCCGACGCGGTGGCCGACGCGCTGCCGACGGCGACCGCGACGGTCGAGGCGCCCAACGGCGGCGCCGCGCAAGCCGCGCTCTCGTGGGCGTACGACCGCGGCGTGGTCGCGGGCGTCGACTACGGGAGCGAGACCGTCGTCGTCGAGTTCGCGGGGCGACCCGACGTGGTCGCCGAGGCCGAGCGGCGGTTCGCCGACGGCCACTCGTCGTGA